In Balaenoptera musculus isolate JJ_BM4_2016_0621 chromosome 19, mBalMus1.pri.v3, whole genome shotgun sequence, one genomic interval encodes:
- the SYCN gene encoding syncollin, translating into MSPLCSLLLGLALAAVPGVRGACPQPADLKNANGTRTCAKLYDKSDPYYERCCGGAEMSVQPGTDLPYLPSGWRNVISSLVVGQRCELVVWSSRGKSGKTRKFSSGTYPRLEEYRRGIFGDWSNSISSLYCRCPPAGPRP; encoded by the coding sequence ATGTCCCCTCTGTGCTCACTGCTGTTGGGCTTGGCCCTGGCGGCCGTCCCCGGCGTCCGAGGCGCCTGCCCGCAGCCCGCCGACCTCAAGAACGCCAACGGGACGCGCACGTGCGCCAAGCTCTACGACAAGAGCGACCCCTACTACGAGCGCTGCTGCGGCGGCGCCGAGATGTCGGTGCAGCCGGGCACCGACCTGCCCTACCTGCCCTCTGGCTGGAGGAACGTCATCTCGTCCCTCGTGGTGGGCCAGCGCTGCGAGCTCGTCGTGTGGTCCTCTCGCGGCAAGTCCGGCAAGACGCGCAAATTCTCGTCCGGCACCTACCCGCGCCTGGAAGAGTACCGCCGCGGCATCTTCGGGGACTGGTCCAACTCCATCTCCTCGCTCTACTGCAGGTGCCCGCCCGCTGGCCCGCGCCCGTAG